In Haloplanus rubicundus, one DNA window encodes the following:
- a CDS encoding FKBP-type peptidyl-prolyl cis-trans isomerase, translating to MAITAGDTVTIEYTGRLEDGSVFDTTDEAVAEEAGLLEEQPNREFEPLTVEVGEGNLIEGMEDGLIGLEAGDSETVTIPPEEAYGEASDDQSREFGREDFESMVGQEAAEGMQVQAQGGATGTVAAVDDDTVTVSFQHPLAGETLTFDIGVLSVE from the coding sequence ATGGCTATCACTGCTGGCGATACGGTTACCATCGAGTACACCGGCCGTCTCGAGGACGGCTCCGTGTTCGACACGACGGACGAGGCGGTCGCCGAGGAGGCCGGCCTCCTCGAGGAACAGCCCAACCGGGAGTTCGAACCGCTCACGGTCGAGGTGGGCGAGGGCAACCTCATCGAAGGGATGGAGGACGGGCTGATTGGCCTCGAAGCCGGCGACTCCGAGACGGTCACGATCCCGCCGGAGGAAGCGTACGGCGAGGCGTCGGACGACCAGAGCCGCGAGTTCGGCCGCGAGGACTTCGAGTCGATGGTCGGCCAGGAGGCCGCCGAGGGGATGCAGGTGCAGGCACAGGGGGGCGCGACCGGCACGGTCGCCGCCGTCGACGACGACACCGTGACGGTGAGTTTCCAACATCCGCTGGCGGGCGAGACGCTGACGTTCGACATCGGCGTGCTGTCGGTCGAGTAG
- a CDS encoding 4a-hydroxytetrahydrobiopterin dehydratase yields MSALADEPCEACTSDDEPLTPEEYEGYLDGVRSDVWEVVDDHHLHAHYEFDDFRDALEFTYEIGELAEEEWHHPDIALAWGEVEVEMWTHKIDGLHKTDFVMAARMDRLYEPYEPDE; encoded by the coding sequence ATGTCCGCACTCGCCGACGAACCGTGCGAAGCCTGTACGAGTGACGACGAACCACTCACCCCCGAGGAGTACGAGGGGTATCTCGACGGCGTCCGATCGGACGTCTGGGAGGTCGTCGACGACCACCACCTCCACGCTCACTACGAGTTCGACGACTTCCGCGACGCCCTGGAGTTCACCTACGAAATCGGCGAACTCGCGGAGGAGGAGTGGCACCACCCCGACATCGCGCTCGCGTGGGGAGAGGTGGAAGTGGAGATGTGGACCCACAAGATCGACGGCCTCCACAAGACCGACTTCGTGATGGCGGCGCGGATGGACCGCCTCTACGAACCGTACGAACCCGACGAGTAG
- a CDS encoding thiamine pyrophosphate-requiring protein has product MDLTEAIADILVEEGVEYVFGFPSNPLFDTGVLAEKGIQKIIVRQERTGAHMADALSRVTSGNAVGVFACQHGPGTENSFGGVAQAYGESVPLVAFPAGYDQSNNDTDPKFSSLVNYQQISKSCEQLTDADAVAETVRRAFSAARNGRPRPAVVEVPKDVFYHEVEPFDYTPGITSRPGADPAAVSEAVDRLLDAERPVIYAGQGVHYAEGWDALQELAELTEAPVATSLNGKSAFPEDHRLSLGAGSKSEPGQLAHFLDECDLLFGVGTSFTDTAYGITVPTDNTIVHSTLDATDVNKDVEADHAVLGDAKLVLEAMVDEVEERLDGPRGRADDVAAEIAEVKEAWLDEWRPKLESDEAPINPYRVIDELTNVVDASEAIITHDAGNARDFVAPFWESPEPLGYIGWGKTTQLGYGLGLAMGAKLAHPEKLCINVWGDGAIGMTGLDFETAVRYDLPILSILLNNYEMAGYDTPFGGDFATVAEGLGGYGEQVTDPNEVADAIERGIRKTEEGTPVMLEFITCHETELSRPDLD; this is encoded by the coding sequence ATGGACCTCACGGAAGCGATTGCGGATATCCTCGTCGAGGAGGGAGTGGAGTACGTGTTCGGGTTCCCGTCGAACCCGCTGTTCGATACGGGTGTGCTCGCGGAGAAGGGCATCCAGAAGATCATCGTTCGACAGGAACGGACGGGCGCGCACATGGCCGACGCGCTGAGCCGTGTCACCTCGGGCAACGCCGTCGGCGTCTTCGCCTGTCAGCACGGTCCGGGCACCGAGAACTCCTTCGGGGGTGTCGCACAGGCCTACGGCGAGTCGGTTCCGCTCGTCGCCTTCCCCGCCGGCTACGACCAGTCGAACAACGACACCGATCCCAAGTTCAGCTCCCTCGTCAACTACCAGCAAATCTCGAAGTCCTGCGAGCAGCTGACCGACGCCGACGCCGTCGCCGAGACGGTCCGCCGCGCGTTCAGCGCGGCGCGCAACGGGCGCCCGCGCCCCGCCGTCGTCGAGGTGCCGAAAGACGTCTTCTACCACGAGGTGGAGCCGTTCGACTATACGCCGGGGATCACCTCCCGTCCCGGCGCCGATCCCGCGGCCGTCTCGGAGGCAGTCGACCGCCTGCTCGACGCCGAGCGGCCGGTCATCTACGCCGGGCAGGGCGTCCACTACGCCGAGGGCTGGGACGCACTGCAGGAACTCGCCGAACTCACGGAAGCACCCGTCGCCACCAGCCTGAACGGCAAGAGCGCCTTCCCCGAGGACCACCGGCTCTCGCTCGGCGCGGGCTCGAAGAGCGAACCCGGACAGCTCGCACACTTCCTCGACGAGTGTGACCTCCTCTTCGGCGTCGGCACCAGCTTCACCGACACCGCCTACGGCATCACCGTTCCGACGGACAACACCATCGTCCACTCGACGCTCGACGCGACGGACGTGAACAAGGACGTGGAGGCGGACCACGCCGTCCTCGGCGACGCGAAACTCGTCCTCGAAGCCATGGTCGACGAAGTCGAGGAACGCCTCGACGGTCCCCGCGGCCGCGCCGACGACGTGGCCGCCGAAATCGCCGAGGTCAAAGAGGCCTGGCTCGACGAGTGGCGCCCCAAGCTGGAATCCGACGAGGCGCCGATCAACCCCTACCGCGTGATCGACGAACTGACGAACGTCGTCGACGCGTCCGAGGCGATCATCACCCACGACGCCGGCAACGCCCGCGACTTCGTCGCGCCGTTCTGGGAGTCCCCGGAACCCCTCGGCTACATCGGCTGGGGCAAGACGACGCAACTGGGCTACGGCCTCGGCCTCGCGATGGGCGCCAAACTCGCCCACCCCGAGAAGCTCTGCATCAACGTCTGGGGCGACGGCGCCATCGGCATGACCGGCCTCGACTTCGAGACGGCCGTCCGCTACGACCTCCCCATCCTCTCGATCCTGCTGAACAACTACGAGATGGCGGGCTACGACACCCCCTTCGGCGGCGACTTCGCCACCGTCGCGGAGGGTCTCGGCGGCTACGGCGAACAGGTCACGGACCCGAACGAGGTGGCCGACGCCATCGAGCGCGGCATCCGGAAAACCGAGGAGGGCACGCCCGTCATGCTCGAGTTCATCACGTGCCACGAGACGGAGCTGTCGCGGCCGGACCTGGATTAA
- a CDS encoding NAD(P)/FAD-dependent oxidoreductase: MTHVAIVGGGPAGLSAALFTAKNGLDATVFDTDETWMHKAHLFNYPGIGSIGGDAFMQVARQQVDDFGVDRRQGEEVTGVSADGDGFTVSTEDGDHDADYVVLATGADRSLAEDLGCETDDDGVVSVGVEMETSVADAYATGAMVRAEEWQAVIAAGDGAAAALNILTKEKGEHYHDFDVPADATETFGGMVDEV; the protein is encoded by the coding sequence ATGACGCACGTAGCCATCGTCGGCGGCGGCCCCGCGGGACTGAGCGCGGCACTGTTCACGGCGAAAAACGGTCTCGACGCCACGGTGTTCGACACGGACGAGACGTGGATGCACAAGGCCCACCTGTTCAACTACCCCGGCATCGGCTCCATCGGCGGCGACGCGTTCATGCAGGTAGCCCGCCAGCAGGTCGACGACTTCGGCGTCGACCGGCGACAGGGCGAGGAAGTCACGGGTGTCTCGGCCGACGGCGACGGCTTCACCGTCAGCACCGAGGACGGCGACCACGACGCCGACTACGTGGTGTTGGCGACGGGCGCCGACCGAAGCCTCGCGGAGGACCTCGGTTGCGAGACGGACGACGACGGCGTCGTGTCCGTTGGCGTCGAGATGGAGACGAGCGTCGCGGACGCCTACGCCACGGGCGCGATGGTGCGCGCCGAGGAGTGGCAGGCGGTCATCGCTGCGGGCGACGGCGCCGCCGCCGCGCTCAACATCCTGACCAAGGAGAAAGGCGAACATTACCACGACTTCGACGTGCCGGCGGACGCGACCGAGACGTTCGGCGGGATGGTCGACGAGGTGTAG